The stretch of DNA ACTTCGCCTCATGGTGAATGCCGGTTCCATCCTCGAGGATGACGACCAGCAGGGGCTTGCCCACATGGATGAGCACATGGCGTTCGGCGGCACCACCCATTTCGCCAAGCATGAGCTTTCCGGCTACCTTGAATCCATCGGCATGCGGTTCGGGCCTGACCTGAATGCCTACACCGGTTTTGATGAAACCGTATACATGCTCCAGGTGCCGACAGACAGCCTGCATATTGTGGAAAAGGCTTTCCAGATCCTGGAAGACTGGGCGCACCTGGTCAGCTATGAAAGCGACGCCATAGACAAAGAGCGGGGAGTGGTGGTCGAGGAGTGGCGTCTCGGCCGGGGCGCGGATTCACGGATGCGCGACAAGCAGCTCCCCATCCTCCTGAAAGACTCCCGATATGCCGTTCGGCTGCCCATCGGCAAAAAGGAGATCATCGAGAACGCCCCTCACGACACCCTCCGGCGGTTCTATCATGAATGGTACCGTCCGGAACTTCAGGCGGTGATTGCAGTAGGCGATTTTGACAGTCAGAAGATGCTGGAATTGATTAAAAAGCATTTTGCAGCGATTCCGGCGAAGACAAATTCCCGCCCGCGCACTGTATTCCCGGTGCCCGATCACCCTGAAACCCTTTTCGCCATTGCCACAGATCCCGAAGCCACCCGGTCCAATGTAAGTCTCTACTATATGCATGAGGTGAAACTTGAGAAAACCGTTCGCGATTACCGTCGAATGTTGATCGAGAATATCTACAACTCCATGCTCAATGAGCGTCTGGACGAATTGACCCGCGCCGCCGATCCTCCGTTCCTCTACGGATTTTCCGACAAAGGAAGGCTGGTGCGGTCGAAAGAGGCTTACATACTCGGCGCCGGCGTGCGCGACAATGGGATCGAGCGCGGACTCGAAGCCCTGATGCGCGAAGCGGAGCGGGTAAGGAAATTCGGATTCACACAGTCGGAACTGGAGCGTCAAAAAGCGGAGATCCTCCGCCGCATGGAACAGATGTACGCCGAGCGTGACAAAACCGAATCTCGGCAGTTCGTGACAGAGTACACGAATAATTACCTTGAGAACGAACCGATTCCGGGAATCGAGTACGAGTTTGCCCTTGCCAGGAAGTACCTGCCGGATATACAGCTTGATGAAATCAACCGCCTGGCCGGTGAATGGATAACCGCCGGCAACCGGGTGATCATGGTGAATGCCCCGGACAAAAAGGGAGTGACCGTTCCGAGCCGTGATGAGCTGCTCCGCGTGCTGGAAAAAGTGAGTTCCGAGCCTGTTACCGCGTATATCGATACGGTAGCCGGGGGATCCCTGGTGTCCAAACCTCCCAAACCTTCCCGCGTGGTTGAGGAGAAAAAGATCGGTGAAATCGGAGTAACCGAATGGAAGCTCTCCAACGGCGCACGGATCATTCTTAAACCCACCGATTTCAAGAATGACCAGGTGCTTTTCAGCGCATACAGCTTCGGGGGAACCTCCCTGGCGCCGGATCAAAGCTATATCCCGGCGATTACTGCAACATCGGTGATTGAGGAAAGCGGGCTGGACGGGTTCAGCGCCATCGATCTGACCAAGAAGCTTGCCGGAAAGCTCGCCAGCGTCTCGCCCTGGGTGAGCGATATCCAGGAAGGATTGTCGGGAAACTGCTCGCCCGCAGACATCGAGACGATGTTTCAGCTCATTTACCTTTATTGCACCTCGCCGCGGGCCGACAGCACCGCATTTCTCTCCATGCTGTCCAAGCTGAAGGGCAGTATCGAGAACCGGAGCGCCCGTCCGGAAACAGCGTTCGGGGACA from Candidatus Latescibacter sp. encodes:
- a CDS encoding insulinase family protein; the protein is MRKLFLLLCALLAFALLSCAHQAQQAGKATNVPQLSAGLDQSLPVDPQVTIGKFDNGLTYYIRTNKKPEKRLELRLMVNAGSILEDDDQQGLAHMDEHMAFGGTTHFAKHELSGYLESIGMRFGPDLNAYTGFDETVYMLQVPTDSLHIVEKAFQILEDWAHLVSYESDAIDKERGVVVEEWRLGRGADSRMRDKQLPILLKDSRYAVRLPIGKKEIIENAPHDTLRRFYHEWYRPELQAVIAVGDFDSQKMLELIKKHFAAIPAKTNSRPRTVFPVPDHPETLFAIATDPEATRSNVSLYYMHEVKLEKTVRDYRRMLIENIYNSMLNERLDELTRAADPPFLYGFSDKGRLVRSKEAYILGAGVRDNGIERGLEALMREAERVRKFGFTQSELERQKAEILRRMEQMYAERDKTESRQFVTEYTNNYLENEPIPGIEYEFALARKYLPDIQLDEINRLAGEWITAGNRVIMVNAPDKKGVTVPSRDELLRVLEKVSSEPVTAYIDTVAGGSLVSKPPKPSRVVEEKKIGEIGVTEWKLSNGARIILKPTDFKNDQVLFSAYSFGGTSLAPDQSYIPAITATSVIEESGLDGFSAIDLTKKLAGKLASVSPWVSDIQEGLSGNCSPADIETMFQLIYLYCTSPRADSTAFLSMLSKLKGSIENRSARPETAFGDTVAVTMAQYHFRARPFTLELLEETDMKKSLEFYRDRFSDAGDFTFLFVGSFDPAKMKPLVETWLGGLPSRKRAETWKDVGIHPPSGVISKEVHKGLEPKSSTLLTFTGPFAYNQKNRYELDSLAGFLRIKLREALREELSGTYGVGVGATVSHYPRSEYQLSISFGSAPENVDRLFTAIFTQIDSLQTVGAAESYLNKVKEMQLRKRETDLKNNSFWLSVLQNYLANGENPVDILNYPKLVEGLTPEVLKQAARTYLNEKNYVRVVLYPEKK